The DNA region GACGATCCTATCGTTAGGATTTCTTAGAGTAAAAAAGATGCTTCCTGGAGAAGATGTCATTAGATAAACTAGATTTTGAGCTTCCTGTGGAGAAGCTTCTACCGTAATTGTTTGGAAGGATGTATCTCCGTTTAAATTTCTATAAACAGCCTCATTATTAAAATTATTTTTTTCTAATAATCTAGGAATATTATTAGTGATCTTTGGACCCGTCGCCAAAATCACCACATCTTGCATCAGAGTTCTTACTTCGCTCTCTTTATTTGCGCCTCTTCCAATCTCAACGCTTGCTAAGATATCGATGCGATCACCTGGTTGTACAAGTTTTGAAACGCTTCTGGCTTCATCAATTTGAATAGATACAGCTCTTTTACCGGGAGCTACCTGACTCGATAAACCTGTGTTCGCGCCTAAGCTTAAAAGTTTAGTGTTAAGAATTTGTTCACCTTTTTTAAATGGAGCAGCCGCAACTTTGTTAATTGCTAAATCTGGATCTTCCACAGCTCCTGGTTGAATGAAGTCCACGGGAACTTCTTGATATTCAATCATCGTTTCATCGATTGTGCTCATCTCTAAAATATCTTTAGCAGCGATAAGAACTCGCTTAGATGTTCCATAACGTTTATCGTATTCCGCTTTCTTTTCTTGCGAATAACTATAAATTAAGAACATAGCGAAAACGCCAAGTCCGATGGATATCCATAATGTTCTCGTTGGATTTGGATTCATTGTTCATCCCCACAATCGTAATTTAGGCAAATGCCGTATAAAACTTTAATATGGACCGGATTAACTCCAGTCGTTTCTCTTTTATTATCTAATTTATTCATCATCTCCACAGTGAGTTTACTTCTCTCTGTACTTGAAGCCACTTCGCGACCTTGTGAAAGTGTTCGCGGAGTGGAATCCCATTGATTTCCCGTAGGCTCTTTTTCTGAAACTATACCGTGAGCTCTTACTCCGTATTTAAAAGTGTGATCTTTATCTGCAGTTACTGTATCTCTAAAATAAGTTACGTTTGTTCTATTTCTAAAAGTTTCAAAGGCATATGCTCTAGCTGAAATAGAACTTAAAATTCCTGTATGAATGACGCCAAATGTACCTACACAATAAGTCATGAAGACTACAAATATAGAAAGCAGAAGAGCAGACTCTAGAGTTGCAATTCCTTTTTCATTATTCAAATGTTCAGTCTTCATTACATTTTTCACTCAACACCCATTATCATCAAAGGAAACATAAGCCGTGGGATTTACTGTTCCAGCGCTATATGGTCCTAAGTTCAATATCTCTTTAAATCGTCTATTTACCATTTCCATACACTCTTCCGTCGAAGACTCTCTCCCCAAAAAAGAGGTCACAAAAGTTTCATAAGGATTATCACCCTTGGTTGATCCGAAGAGAGGAATTTGTAATTCCAAAAGACCAACTACAATTTTTGTCCTAACCCCTTCAAGGATATCGCGCTCATCCGTTGCATCGTATTCTTTTCTCGAATCCCCAACCTCATCTAAAGTTACGTTGAACCAATCCTTCTTGAGTAATTTTTGGTAAGAGCCCGTTGCGGAAAGTTCTTTAAATTTTTTCTCCGCAGCTTTTTTTTGCTCGGCCTGGCTAATGTGCCCAGCAAAGTACGCTCGAGAGCTACTAAAAGTCAGATACTGCACACTCTCGATTATCGAAAGCGAGAATGAAAATACACCAAGTAGCAATGTCATAGATAGCACGAGCACCAGTGCGAAAATAAAATCCAATGCAATGGCTCCTGATTGGTTTTTTATCATTCGCCATCTCCCTTAAAGCTTCGGTGTCTAGAGAGTAGTCCAGGGTGTTGGGCTCTGGTTTTTTTAGGCTCTCCCCAAACTCCTGTTTCGATCATTCCGGCTACAAGCTGCCAAGGTTTTTGTACAAAGTTACCAACTGCATTTGTGGAGATTAGTAAGTTTCTTGCTCCTAAGAACGCTCCAAGTACAACCACCATAAGGAGTATGTACTCAATTGCGACTT from Bdellovibrionota bacterium includes:
- the cpaB gene encoding Flp pilus assembly protein CpaB, producing MNPNPTRTLWISIGLGVFAMFLIYSYSQEKKAEYDKRYGTSKRVLIAAKDILEMSTIDETMIEYQEVPVDFIQPGAVEDPDLAINKVAAAPFKKGEQILNTKLLSLGANTGLSSQVAPGKRAVSIQIDEARSVSKLVQPGDRIDILASVEIGRGANKESEVRTLMQDVVILATGPKITNNIPRLLEKNNFNNEAVYRNLNGDTSFQTITVEASPQEAQNLVYLMTSSPGSIFFTLRNPNDRIVTPVAGADANSILGRSNPQFLRTMEPLAQVPAPVVAPVKPRQPSSLPPKRKGQFIEVN